AGTTTAACCGAGACGGTCGCCTCGTAACGTCGCGGAAACCGCGCTAGCAACGACCGTTCCCCGCGGCCCACCGAGGAACGCGGAACGCCGGAACTGTCACACCCGGATCGACCGGGAAGCCGATGTCGAGGTCGACCGGAAGGCAACGACGCGACGGGTGCCGAACGGCGAGCGGCGGCCCGGAACGCCCTCGAGCGAGCGTCTCGAGATTGTGCCACCCAGACCACCGACGAACTTAACCGCTCGAGTCGGCTACGACCGTCGGATCGAATTATGACTGGGAACCAAGAGCGCGGGGACGACGGACTCGAGACCGACCAGCACCTCCGCCGAGCGCTGCAGCACCTGAGCGAGGCGCGAGACGACGAGGACCTCAGGAAGACGAACGCCGTCGCGCTCGAGGAGGTCGAGAGCACCGTTTCGACGGTGCTGCGGGAGTACGAACAGGACGAGTGAGGCGACGACGATCGGCGGGTCGTCTCGCGAGGGCACCCGATCGCGAACCGAGAGCGGAGCACCGATCGACACGGTCCCTCGACGGTGCGCGTAGATATTACCGATTCGCGAACCGACTTGTTCTATTCAACTGAGGTACAGATACACCGATGATATTCGCGAGCGCCGTCCTCGAGCCAAACCGATCGCAGGTCGAACCGAACCCGGAGATCGGGGGTGAACGGTAGTGGGCGATCCGGACGCCGAGACCGTCAAAGCGCGCGTCCAGCAGTACTGGAACGACCGCGCGGAGTCGTACGACGGCGATAGTCACCACGCCGTTCAGGACGAGGCCCAACGCGACGCGTGGCTCTCGGTCCTCCAGGAGTGGACCGGCGACGGGACCGAGACGCCGCCGCGGCGAGTGCTCGACGTCGGCTGCGGAACGGGCGTCATCTCGCTGCTACTCGCTGAAATCGGCCACGACGTCACCGGCGTCGACCTCTCGACGGACATGCTCGAGCGCGCGCGAGCGAAAGCCGGCGAGCGCGACCTATCGGTCGCGTTCCGAGCGGAGGACGCGGAATCGATCGCGGATCCGGAGAACGCGTACGACCTGGTGACGGCCCGACACCTCATCTGGACGCTGCCGAACCCGACGGCGGCGCTTCGGGAGTGGCAACGAGTCGTCCGTCCGGGCGGCCGAATCGTCCTGATCGAAGGCCACTGGGACTTCGACGAGGCGTTCGACGGCTATCAGGAGATTCACGACGAATTACCGCTGTACGATGGCCGTCCGCCCGAAGAACTGGTAACGGTACTCGAGGAACACGGCCTCGAGCGGGTCGAGTACGAGCCGCTGATGGAGTCGGTGCTCTGGGGCGACGAACCGGAGTACGAGCAGTACGTCGTCGCCGGCGACGTTCCGGAGTGAGCCACGCCACGCAGGCTAAGTCCACGCCCGAGTGGCGATCACCAGTGAGCGCCGCCGTGGCACCCGCACCGACCGTTCGATTAAGGTACTGCCTGCCGAACCGCGAGCACCACCAGATCCGAGAACGGCGTGTCATCCCGACCGGTTCCGCCGGCGTGTTCGGCCAGTTCAGCGAGCGTGAACCGATGGATCTGCTCGTCCTCGTGGGTCAACTTCTCGAGCACGAGCGTCTCAAGGTCGGGACCGGTGCCCCGCTCGAGCAGAAACTGGGCGATGTCGCCGGGCATCCGGTCGTAGGGTCGAGGGAGTGCGAGCAGATGTCGCTCGTCGTCCACGACTGCGGCGGCGAGCCGCTGCATGTCGGCCTCGAGATCGCCGCTCTTGTGCAGCGTGACGAACTCGGTGTCCTCCATCGGCGTGCGGGCGCGGCTGGCGGCCACCTGGAGCGACGAGATTCCGGGAACGATTCGGACCGAGACGTCAGGGCCCTCCCGCTCGACGGCGTCCTGGACTTTCCCGACGAACTGGTACCCCGAGTGGTTCGGATCGCCCATCGCGACGGCCGTTCCCGACTCGCCGGCCGCGACGCGCTCGCCGAACTCCTCGAGCGCATCGGCTTCGTCCTTGTAACCGCAGGTCAGCAGGTCGGCGTCGTCCGCTACGTCTTCGACGAACTCGACGACCGTCGTGAAGCCGACGATCACGTCCGCCTCGCGGATCGCTCGCTCGCCGCGCGGCGTGAGGTACTCGAGGTTGCCGGGGCCGATGCCGACGGCGTAGACGGGCTCGTCGCCCGCTTCGTTGATGTCGCCCTCCGGTGCAGCGGCCGCGAACGTCGCCGGATCCGGCCCCGCCTCGAGGTCGTAGTCACTCATTCGTCGGATGGATCCTCGCTCGTTTCGGCGACTCGTGCCGCTCGTTCGTCGGCCGTCAGTTCGAGCTCGAGTTCGTCTGTCCGCACGTCCTTCGCGACGTGGATCAATTCGTTCGTCAGCGCGGCGGCCAGCCCGCTCCCGCCGCGGCGGCCGACGTTCGTGATCGCGGGGACGCCGTACTCTTCGCTGACCTCGCGGATCCGCTGGCGGCTCTCCTCGGCCTTGACGAAACCGACCGGCGTCGCGACGACGACGGCGGGACGGGTACCGTTCTCGATGCAGTCGGCCAGGGCGAAGGCGGCCGTCGGCGCGTTGCCGACCGTCGCGATCGCGCCGTCGTAGGCGCCCTGCTTGTCCAACTCGAGTACCGAGGCTGCGGTCCGGGTCATCCCGGTCTCCTTCGCGAGTTCGGCGCCGTTGCCGATCGCCTTGCGCTTCTCGCAGTTGTGCCCGCGAGAGGTGATACCGGCCTTGGGCATCGTGATGTCGGTCACGATGTCGGCCTCCTCGAGGACCGCTCGAGCGCCGGCGCGGACGGGCGCGTCTTCGTCGTCACCGAGGTCGTCCGCGCCCGTGAATTCGATCAGGTGCTGGAACTCGATGTCGCCCATCGAGTGGACGGACTTCTGGCGGACTCGATCCGCGAGCGTCTCGTCGGGGACGAACTGCCGGACGATGTCCATGCTCGTCTCGGCGATGTCCATCGCGTTCTGCGTGGTCGCGCCGAGGTCGGCGTACTCCTCCTCGAACTCCTGGCTGCCGTCAGTCATCCGTCGACACCTCCGCGTCGGCGCCGACGGCCTCGTTCGTCGTCCGCGCCTCGAGATCGCCTTCGACCTCGAGATTGAGGTCGCGCAGGCGGTCGACCGTTTCGTCGTCGGCGTCCCACAGGTCGCGCTCGATCGCCTCGAGCAGCGTGTCCGTGATCGACTCGAGGGCCCACGGATTGACGTCGCGCAGCCAGTCCTGGCGGTCCTCGTCGAAGGCGTACTTCTCCGCGACTTCCTCCCAGAGCGTATCGGAGACGACGCCGGTCGTCGCGTCCCAGCCGAGGGTCACGTCGACCGTCGTCGAGAGGTCGCCCGCGCCCTTGTAGCCGTGCTCCTCCATGGACTCGAGCCAGTCGGGATTGAGCACGCGCGAGCGCATCGCCTTGCGGACCTTCTCCTCGTTCGTGTAGACTGAGACGTTGTCGGGGTCCGAGGAGTCGCCGACGTAGGAGGCGGGTTCCTCGCCCGCAATTTCCGAGACCGCCGAAATGAAGCCGCCGTGGAAGGCGTACCAGTCCGAGGAGTCGAACTCGTCTTGCTCCATCGTGTCCTCGAGCTTCACGGTGGCGTCGACGCTCGAGAGGCGTCGCTCGAAGGCGTCGTGGGCGTCCGAGACGCGGCCTCTCGAGCCCATGGCGTAGCCGCCCCACTGGACGTAGACGTTCGCGAGGTCCGAGCGGTCGTTCCAGTTGCCCTCGTCGACGGCCTTGTTCGTTCCGGCGCCGTAGCCGCCGGGTTTGGTCGTGAAGACGCGGTGTTTGGCGGCCTTTCGGGCGTCGGATTCGTCGAGGTCCTCGGCCTCCTGCAGTTCTTCGGCCTCCTCCTCGACGTGTTTCTTCACGTAGTTCATGTCGTGCGGCTCGTCGAGGTCGACGACCGCGTCCACCGCGTCGTGGATGACCCCCGCCGCGGCCGGGAACGCGTCGCGGAACAGGCCCGAGACGCGCGTCGTCACGTCGATACGGGGCCGGTCGAGTTCCTCGAGCGGAATCGGCTCGACGTCGTCGATCCGGCCGGCGTCGGTCCACTGCGGCTCGACACCCATCATGGCGAGCACCTGGGCGATGGTCTCACCGCGGGTGCGGACCGTCGGGGTACCCCAGGCGACGACACCGATCTCCTCGGGATACTCCCCCTCTTCAGAGTGATGGCGCTCGAGCACACCTTCAGCAACTTCCTTCCCGACCTGCCAGGCGGGCTTGGCCGGGACCTTCCGCGGATCGAGCGTGTAGAAGTTCCGCGCCGTCGGCAGCAGATCGACGCCCCCGCGGGTCGGCGCGCCGGAGCCGCCCGGCGGGACGTACTCGCCCGATAAAGCGTCCGCCGTTCTCGGGATTTCGTCCTCGGCGCCCTGCACGCGAGGCTGAGCCTCCTCGCAGATGTAAGCCAACACCTCGCGCAGGTCGTCGTGGGCGCCCGACTGCGCCCGCGCGTCGCCGATCGTCTCGAGGTCGACGACGAGGAGATTCATGTTGACCTCGTCGTCAGGACCGGCTTCCCGCTCCGACTCGGGCACGTCGAAATCGTGCTCGGCGAGCGTCTCGACCAACTCGAGGCTCGTCTCGTGAACCACGTCTGCGGCCTCGGCGTAGGTCATCCCGAGATCCTCGTCGTACTCTCCGGGCGCGTTCAGCATCTTCTCGTAGTCGACGCCGAGCGCGCCGGCGACGCTCTCGCGCAGGCTCGGCGCGCCGGGGTTCTCGAGGCGGGTGAGCGCGACGAGGTACTCCACGAGGCGCTCGTCGGCCGGCGGCTCGGACATGGTGTGCAGCCCCAGCCGGATCTGGGTGGTCTTGACGTCGGTGAGGTACTCGTGGACCCGCTCGACGAGTTCGTCGACGTCGACCTCGTCGCCCTCGACCTCACCTTCAGCCAGGCTCGAGCCGGCCTCGTCCGGACCGCGGACGTCGGCCTTCTCGTCGATCGTACCCGCGATGCCGAGTTCGACGGCGAGATCCAGTTCCTCGACCTTTTCACGGATGAGCGTTTCGAGGTGCTCGCCGTCGTCCGCGCGGGCGTCTTCCATCCCGGCCTCGCGGTACTGGTTCGCGAGTTCCTCGAGTTCGGAGAGTTCGTCGTACGTTCCGGCCGACCGCATCACGGGCGTCAGGTAGTCGACGATCGCGGCGTAGGACCGGCGCTTGGCCTGGGTCCCTTCGCCGGGGTTGTTGACGATGTACGGGTAGACGTTCGGGATGTCGTCGATCAGTTGATCGGGCGCGCTCTCGCCGTTCAGCCCGACCGTCTTGCCGGGGAGCCACTCGAGGCTGCCGTGCGTGCCCAGGTGAACCACGGCGTCGGCCTCGAACGAGTTGCGCAGCCAGCCGTAGAAGGCGTAGTAGTCGTGGGGCGGCTGCAGGTCCGAGTCGTGGTAGACCTTCGAGGGGTCCATCCCGAACCCGCGCGGGGGCTGGACGGTGACGAGCACGTTGCCGAACTCGACGCCCGGGATGGCGAACGGCCGATCCGGAGCCTCGCCCCACTCCTCGACGACGTTCTCCCGGAATCGCTCGTCGGCCTCGCTGAACCAGTCTTCGTAGGTATCGGGCGAGACCACGTCGACCGAGAGATCGCGGACGTCTTCGGGGGCGACCCAGCGGTCCTCGAGGGTCAACTGCGAGGTCAGCGTCTCGACCAGCGTCTGCCCGTCGTCGGGCGTCTCGCCGTTCAAGTCGTAGCCGCGGGCCTCGAGTTCCTCGAGCAGGTTCACCGTCGATTCGGGCGAGTCGAGGCCGAACGCGGTGCCGATCCCGTCGTCGCTCGGCGGGTAGTTGTGGAGGACGACGGCGACGTTCTTCTCCTCGTTCGGAGTGTGGCGCAGTTCGGCCCAGTTGACCGCCAGCCGCGTGGCGTGGTCGATGCGGTCCTCGATCGGGAAGTGGTGTTTCGGCGCCGAGCCGATGCCGGCCTCGTCGTCGGTGCGCTCCTTCCCCGAGATGGGGTGGGTGATGACGTTGCCGTCGAACTCCGGCAGCGCCACGGAGAGGGCGAGTTCGAAGCCCATCACGCCCGTGTCGCTGGACTCGTAGCGCGACCGGGAGCGCATCGTGGTGATCGTCTGGAGGACCGGCACGCCGAGCCGATCGAGGAAGACGTCCTCGGCCGACTCGCCCTCGTCGCTGGCCGACCGACCGCGCTCGTCCATCGAGAGCGAGAACATGAAGGAGGAGAGGACGGCGTCGACGATCGGCTCGCCGTCGGCGTCCAGCAGCCAGTTGTCCGTTACCCACTCCGCGTCCTCCTGCTCGTCGGTGTCCGTGGCGGGGTTACAGAAAATCGGCAGGGCGTTCGCCCCCTGCTCCTCGAGCGCGCGGACCTGCGCGTCGACGTAGCGGGTGTTCTCGTGGGTCCAGTGGGATTCGTAGAACCAGACCGCCACGGTGGGTCTGTCGGGGTCGTGGGTCTCGAGCAGTTCTTCGTACCCGATTCCCGGATAGTCTGGGTGGTAGACGCCCTCGGTGGGGAGTTCGGCGGGGTCGTCGTACTCGAGATCTCGACCCTCGTACTCCGAGACGAGGAACCGACACAGGTTCTCGACGTTGATCGTGCCGCCCTTCTCGAGATAGTCGTAGACGCGATCGCGGTGGGCCTCGCTCACCGTCGTGTCCTCGAAGGCGAAGGCGTCGCCGGTCGCCTTGACGATCAGCGGGACGCCCGCCGCCTCGAGCTCGCTCGTCGCGTAGTCGTAGCCGGGCATGCTGTCCTCGGCGCCGTGCAGCCAGAAGATCGCCGCCGCGGCGTCGCGCAGTTCCTCGACGAACGACTCGACGTCGGCCTCGTCCTCGAGGTCGCTCTCCGAGCGCACGACCAGTTCGACGTCCTCGAGGCGCTGTGCGGCCTGCCCGATCGAGCCGAGTTCGTTCTCCGTCGCGGTGTAGATCCCGATCCGTGTCATCGATTTTTTAAACCTCTATTGTATTAGCGCAAGCATGGTTGTAAACGCCGGGGGTAAAAAATCTTCGTCGCTTCCCTTTCCGGCGATCGTTGGACAGGCGGACCTGAAGCGCGTCCTGTTGTGCGTCGCGGCCAACGACGACATAGACGGCGCCTTGATCGCCGGCGAGAAGGGGACTGCAAAGTCGACGGCGGTGCGCGGATTGGTCGATCTGCTTCCCGAGCAGCGAGCCGTCGCGGACTGTCCGTACGGCTGCGCGCCCGACGACCCCGCACTGCAGTGCGAGGAGTGCCGCGAGCGCGATCCGGCGGAGATGCCCGTCGAAACTCGTCCCGTCCCGCTCGTAACCCTGCCGCTCGGCGCGACCCGCGACCGCGTCCTCGGCACCCTCTCGGTCGAGGACGCGCTGGCGGGCGCGGCCGACTTCGATCCCGGCCTGCTAGCTCGCGCCCACCGCGGCATCCTCTACGTCGACGAGGTGAACCTGCTGGACGACCACCTCGTGGACGTCCTCTTGGACGCCGCAGCCAGCGGCGTGAACCGCGTCGAGCGCGACGGGATCAGCGTCTCCCACCCCGCCGAGTTCACGCTGATCGGGACGATGAACCCCGAGGAGGGCGATCTGCGCCCCCAACTGCGCGACCGGTTCGCCCTGCAGGCCACCGTCGAGGGCGCCCAAGATGTCGACGAGCGCGTCGAGATCATGGACCGCGTGCTCGAGGACGAGAGCGGCGACGGCACTCCGACCCCTGAGGAGCGGTACGCCGACGACGTTGCGGCCCTCCGAGAGACGCTGCTCGAGACCCGAGACCGGATTCCGGACGTCGACCTCCCGCGCGAGTTCAAAGAAGAGATCGCCGATCTCTGCCTCGAGGCCGGCGTCGACGGCCACCGCGGCGACGTGGCGATCGCCCGCACCGCGATGACGATCGCCGCGCTCGAGGGCCGAACGACGGTGATCGAACCGGACGTCCACGAGGCCGCGAGCTACGCGCTGCCCCACCGCCTCCGGAGCACGCCCTTCGAGGACGAACCGGAGCTGGACGATTTGCTCGAGGACCGGTTCGACGACGGGACTGATGAGGGGGACGGCGAAGACG
This portion of the Halopiger aswanensis genome encodes:
- a CDS encoding class I SAM-dependent methyltransferase, which produces MGDPDAETVKARVQQYWNDRAESYDGDSHHAVQDEAQRDAWLSVLQEWTGDGTETPPRRVLDVGCGTGVISLLLAEIGHDVTGVDLSTDMLERARAKAGERDLSVAFRAEDAESIADPENAYDLVTARHLIWTLPNPTAALREWQRVVRPGGRIVLIEGHWDFDEAFDGYQEIHDELPLYDGRPPEELVTVLEEHGLERVEYEPLMESVLWGDEPEYEQYVVAGDVPE
- a CDS encoding cobalt-precorrin-7 (C(5))-methyltransferase, with the protein product MSDYDLEAGPDPATFAAAAPEGDINEAGDEPVYAVGIGPGNLEYLTPRGERAIREADVIVGFTTVVEFVEDVADDADLLTCGYKDEADALEEFGERVAAGESGTAVAMGDPNHSGYQFVGKVQDAVEREGPDVSVRIVPGISSLQVAASRARTPMEDTEFVTLHKSGDLEADMQRLAAAVVDDERHLLALPRPYDRMPGDIAQFLLERGTGPDLETLVLEKLTHEDEQIHRFTLAELAEHAGGTGRDDTPFSDLVVLAVRQAVP
- a CDS encoding precorrin-8X methylmutase — its product is MTDGSQEFEEEYADLGATTQNAMDIAETSMDIVRQFVPDETLADRVRQKSVHSMGDIEFQHLIEFTGADDLGDDEDAPVRAGARAVLEEADIVTDITMPKAGITSRGHNCEKRKAIGNGAELAKETGMTRTAASVLELDKQGAYDGAIATVGNAPTAAFALADCIENGTRPAVVVATPVGFVKAEESRQRIREVSEEYGVPAITNVGRRGGSGLAAALTNELIHVAKDVRTDELELELTADERAARVAETSEDPSDE
- the cobN gene encoding cobaltochelatase subunit CobN, producing the protein MTRIGIYTATENELGSIGQAAQRLEDVELVVRSESDLEDEADVESFVEELRDAAAAIFWLHGAEDSMPGYDYATSELEAAGVPLIVKATGDAFAFEDTTVSEAHRDRVYDYLEKGGTINVENLCRFLVSEYEGRDLEYDDPAELPTEGVYHPDYPGIGYEELLETHDPDRPTVAVWFYESHWTHENTRYVDAQVRALEEQGANALPIFCNPATDTDEQEDAEWVTDNWLLDADGEPIVDAVLSSFMFSLSMDERGRSASDEGESAEDVFLDRLGVPVLQTITTMRSRSRYESSDTGVMGFELALSVALPEFDGNVITHPISGKERTDDEAGIGSAPKHHFPIEDRIDHATRLAVNWAELRHTPNEEKNVAVVLHNYPPSDDGIGTAFGLDSPESTVNLLEELEARGYDLNGETPDDGQTLVETLTSQLTLEDRWVAPEDVRDLSVDVVSPDTYEDWFSEADERFRENVVEEWGEAPDRPFAIPGVEFGNVLVTVQPPRGFGMDPSKVYHDSDLQPPHDYYAFYGWLRNSFEADAVVHLGTHGSLEWLPGKTVGLNGESAPDQLIDDIPNVYPYIVNNPGEGTQAKRRSYAAIVDYLTPVMRSAGTYDELSELEELANQYREAGMEDARADDGEHLETLIREKVEELDLAVELGIAGTIDEKADVRGPDEAGSSLAEGEVEGDEVDVDELVERVHEYLTDVKTTQIRLGLHTMSEPPADERLVEYLVALTRLENPGAPSLRESVAGALGVDYEKMLNAPGEYDEDLGMTYAEAADVVHETSLELVETLAEHDFDVPESEREAGPDDEVNMNLLVVDLETIGDARAQSGAHDDLREVLAYICEEAQPRVQGAEDEIPRTADALSGEYVPPGGSGAPTRGGVDLLPTARNFYTLDPRKVPAKPAWQVGKEVAEGVLERHHSEEGEYPEEIGVVAWGTPTVRTRGETIAQVLAMMGVEPQWTDAGRIDDVEPIPLEELDRPRIDVTTRVSGLFRDAFPAAAGVIHDAVDAVVDLDEPHDMNYVKKHVEEEAEELQEAEDLDESDARKAAKHRVFTTKPGGYGAGTNKAVDEGNWNDRSDLANVYVQWGGYAMGSRGRVSDAHDAFERRLSSVDATVKLEDTMEQDEFDSSDWYAFHGGFISAVSEIAGEEPASYVGDSSDPDNVSVYTNEEKVRKAMRSRVLNPDWLESMEEHGYKGAGDLSTTVDVTLGWDATTGVVSDTLWEEVAEKYAFDEDRQDWLRDVNPWALESITDTLLEAIERDLWDADDETVDRLRDLNLEVEGDLEARTTNEAVGADAEVSTDD